From Bacteroidales bacterium, a single genomic window includes:
- a CDS encoding DUF4476 domain-containing protein, producing MKKLIFTLVMFAALIAVPKQSEAQRQNVLNNGSELEFRMYDNSMFVVIFDRRIYDSPTSLFRLSNIKPGNHRIVIKKRYGRYGSDRIVYNGSVKIPPRSVVYARINRYNRFEITRVTDIAGYGSGYNNNNNNNGYYNKPMLDLPRLQTSMRHASFENDKLRIARQAISTHRVKANQIYRILMSFSFESTKLKLAKFAYRHCVDKRNYYLVNDAFSFSSSIRELDNYIGGFQSDYYDDDWDDYNRGNNDRW from the coding sequence ATGAAAAAATTAATTTTTACACTCGTAATGTTCGCAGCACTAATTGCAGTGCCGAAACAATCAGAAGCTCAAAGACAAAATGTGCTAAATAATGGTTCAGAGCTTGAATTCAGAATGTACGACAACTCAATGTTTGTTGTTATTTTTGACAGAAGAATATATGATTCACCAACTTCGCTATTCAGATTATCAAACATAAAACCCGGTAATCATCGCATAGTTATTAAAAAAAGATACGGAAGATACGGAAGTGATAGAATTGTTTACAACGGAAGTGTTAAAATTCCGCCGAGATCTGTCGTATATGCAAGAATAAACAGGTATAACAGATTTGAAATAACAAGAGTAACTGACATCGCAGGATATGGCAGTGGTTATAATAACAATAATAACAATAACGGATATTATAATAAACCGATGTTAGATTTGCCCAGGTTACAAACATCAATGAGGCATGCAAGTTTTGAAAACGATAAATTAAGAATTGCAAGGCAGGCGATTTCAACTCACAGAGTAAAAGCAAATCAAATATACAGAATATTAATGTCGTTCAGTTTCGAATCAACAAAATTAAAACTGGCTAAGTTTGCGTACAGACATTGTGTTGATAAAAGAAACTATTATTTGGTAAATGATGCATTTTCATTCAGCAGCAGTATCAGAGAACTGGATAATTACATCGGCGGTTTTCAATCAGATTATTACGATGATGATTGGGACGACTATAACAGAGGTAATAATGACAGATGGTAA
- a CDS encoding DUF1987 domain-containing protein, with the protein MEAIYLKPKDLSPGISLDKDSDKFQLYGISCPPNAFEFYEPVFKWFEEYKKDPLELTVFDLNFSYFNTSSAKFLLIFMNKLGELTEHGFEVKIRWLYSEDDEDMREEGEEFEDLVDYDIDFEYIPVNSDNFETDDDFESILNDTF; encoded by the coding sequence ATGGAAGCAATATATCTAAAGCCTAAAGATTTATCTCCGGGTATATCATTAGATAAAGATTCCGACAAATTCCAATTGTACGGAATATCCTGCCCGCCTAACGCATTTGAATTTTACGAACCTGTTTTTAAGTGGTTTGAGGAATACAAAAAAGATCCGCTGGAACTTACAGTATTTGATTTAAATTTCAGTTATTTTAACACATCTTCAGCAAAGTTTCTGTTAATTTTCATGAATAAATTGGGAGAACTTACAGAACACGGTTTTGAAGTTAAAATACGTTGGCTTTACAGTGAAGATGATGAAGATATGAGAGAAGAAGGAGAAGAATTTGAAGATTTGGTTGATTATGATATTGATTTTGAATACATTCCTGTAAATAGTGATAATTTTGAGACTGATGATGATTTTGAGAGTATCTTAAATGATACATTTTAG
- a CDS encoding PUR family DNA/RNA-binding protein: MDEQMTDGAKKFRENIFTSSVKAGKRTYYFDVKETKSGERYITVTERKRRYNEDGSYKVEKHKIFLYKEDFDKFADALDDVIEFVETGKMPEKKEDETEVKDKAEEIKDEFTDVKFEDLDD, from the coding sequence ATGGACGAACAAATGACTGACGGAGCAAAGAAATTTAGGGAGAATATTTTTACGAGTTCAGTAAAAGCCGGAAAAAGAACCTACTATTTTGATGTTAAGGAAACGAAAAGCGGTGAACGATATATTACTGTTACCGAAAGAAAACGACGCTATAATGAAGACGGCAGTTACAAAGTGGAAAAACATAAGATTTTCTTATATAAAGAGGATTTTGACAAATTCGCCGATGCTTTAGATGATGTTATAGAATTTGTTGAAACAGGAAAAATGCCTGAAAAGAAAGAAGACGAAACAGAAGTTAAAGATAAAGCAGAAGAGATAAAAGATGAATTTACTGATGTTAAATTTGAAGATCTTGACGATTAG
- the buk gene encoding butyrate kinase, which yields MMKIYHILTINPGSTSTKIGVFKNEELLFEVNIHHGPKQLEQFADIWEQYSFRKEEIINELEKKQFDISVLDAVVGRGGLIKPIPSGTYYVDQDMINDARCGFQGQHASNLGCVIAYSIGWEYSIPSYIVDPPAVDDLEEIARISGHKDFERSSLLHALNIFATAREYAQNVKKKITDLNLIIAHLGGGITVAALKKGKAVNVNHGLYEGPFSPERSGSLPLFKFLKQSQSGKYSEAELKKMVVGKGGLVSYFNTNDARDVEKMINAGSEKYKLVYEAMAYQIAEEIGKRATNLKGKIDAIVLTGGLANSEMLTSWIKERVGFICETIIYPGESELEALAQGALRVLKGEERAKHYTQDIKKIGILYWDNLEVYVKSINVIEEKFKKAGYIFRKERDNNLQIKYENCKRDEEKVMYAIENFKNEKVDLIFAIGSPISMRIGQYLKNDDIPVVFTGIYSSAIIADFEQEHNKNYYATCYAPEIDEQFKNTVLKIKKDLKKIGVIYRRGELQAEIQYDDILEYTKKAGIKLFSYEIQEVEDFGKAKAYFKRKEVEWVYIGTSTVIAASGYEQLSIITDNFPTLCMLEDTVLRGGLSGYVIPWDVITESSVKIALDILDKNFIKSRVAKPSKAKLFVNRKTAQKLNLFNTFDKFENKEFV from the coding sequence ATGATGAAAATTTACCATATTCTCACTATAAATCCGGGTTCAACATCTACAAAAATAGGTGTTTTTAAAAATGAAGAACTTCTTTTTGAAGTTAATATTCATCACGGTCCGAAGCAATTAGAGCAATTTGCTGATATTTGGGAACAATATTCATTCAGAAAAGAAGAAATTATTAATGAACTTGAAAAAAAACAATTTGATATTTCTGTCTTAGATGCAGTTGTAGGCAGAGGAGGTTTGATAAAACCGATACCGAGCGGAACTTACTATGTTGACCAAGATATGATTAATGATGCTCGTTGCGGATTTCAAGGACAACATGCTTCAAATCTTGGTTGTGTAATAGCATACAGCATAGGTTGGGAATATTCAATTCCTTCATACATTGTTGATCCGCCTGCAGTTGATGATTTAGAAGAAATTGCCAGAATATCGGGACATAAAGACTTTGAACGTTCATCACTTCTTCATGCACTAAATATTTTTGCAACTGCACGTGAATATGCTCAAAATGTTAAGAAAAAAATAACTGATTTAAACCTAATTATTGCACATCTCGGCGGCGGAATAACGGTTGCAGCCCTAAAAAAAGGAAAAGCCGTAAATGTGAATCACGGTTTATATGAAGGTCCGTTTTCCCCTGAACGAAGCGGAAGTTTGCCGTTATTTAAATTTCTTAAACAAAGCCAATCGGGTAAATATTCCGAAGCAGAGCTAAAAAAAATGGTTGTCGGAAAAGGCGGATTAGTTTCATATTTTAATACTAATGATGCGAGAGATGTTGAGAAAATGATTAATGCAGGTTCCGAAAAGTATAAATTAGTTTATGAAGCAATGGCATATCAAATTGCGGAAGAAATAGGGAAACGAGCAACTAATTTAAAAGGAAAAATTGATGCAATTGTTTTAACAGGCGGTTTGGCTAATTCTGAGATGTTGACAAGTTGGATAAAAGAGAGAGTAGGATTTATTTGCGAAACGATTATTTATCCGGGAGAATCTGAATTAGAGGCATTAGCACAAGGAGCATTGAGAGTTTTAAAAGGAGAGGAGAGAGCCAAGCATTATACACAAGATATTAAAAAAATAGGAATATTATATTGGGATAATTTGGAAGTGTATGTAAAATCTATTAATGTTATTGAAGAGAAATTTAAAAAAGCAGGTTATATTTTCCGGAAAGAACGTGATAATAATCTGCAAATAAAATATGAGAATTGTAAACGTGACGAAGAAAAGGTTATGTATGCAATTGAAAATTTCAAGAACGAAAAAGTTGATTTAATTTTTGCAATAGGTTCGCCGATTAGTATGCGAATAGGTCAGTATCTTAAAAATGATGATATCCCTGTTGTTTTTACCGGAATTTACAGTTCGGCAATAATTGCCGATTTTGAACAAGAACACAATAAAAATTATTATGCAACTTGTTATGCTCCTGAAATTGACGAACAATTTAAAAATACGGTTTTAAAAATTAAAAAAGACCTGAAAAAAATAGGTGTAATATACCGAAGAGGAGAACTGCAGGCAGAAATTCAATATGATGACATACTTGAATATACTAAAAAAGCAGGAATAAAATTATTCAGCTATGAAATACAAGAAGTTGAAGATTTCGGAAAAGCAAAGGCATATTTTAAACGAAAAGAAGTTGAATGGGTTTATATAGGTACAAGCACCGTTATTGCAGCATCGGGTTATGAGCAGTTAAGTATAATAACCGATAACTTCCCTACACTGTGTATGTTAGAAGATACAGTTTTAAGAGGCGGATTATCCGGCTATGTTATTCCTTGGGATGTTATAACTGAAAGTTCTGTAAAAATTGCATTGGATATTTTGGATAAAAACTTTATAAAATCAAGAGTCGCAAAGCCGTCAAAAGCAAAACTTTTTGTGAACAGAAAAACTGCACAAAAATTAAATCTGTTTAATACTTTTGATAAGTTTGAGAATAAAGAGTTTGTGTAA
- the rpe gene encoding ribulose-phosphate 3-epimerase, with protein MKQKKIAPSLLSADFSNLERDIKMLEEGGAHLLHLDVMDGHFVPNITFGPFVVNAINKVATIPLDVHLMIENPGKYVNAFIDAGADYLTVHAEADNHLHRVIQQIKAKGVKAGVSLNPHTPVSVLENVLNDIDLILIMSVNPGFGGQSFIPNTLNKLRKLKTMLSKHDATHIEVEVDGGIKIDNIREVSNAGCDIFVSGSGIFKADNPKQMISDMIEILK; from the coding sequence ATGAAACAAAAAAAAATAGCCCCGTCTCTTTTATCTGCTGATTTTTCTAATCTTGAAAGAGATATAAAAATGTTAGAAGAAGGGGGAGCTCATTTACTACATCTTGATGTTATGGACGGGCATTTTGTGCCGAATATAACTTTCGGTCCTTTTGTCGTTAATGCGATTAATAAAGTTGCAACAATTCCGCTTGATGTTCATTTAATGATTGAAAATCCGGGCAAATATGTGAATGCATTTATTGATGCCGGTGCAGACTATTTAACCGTTCATGCAGAAGCCGACAATCATTTACATCGTGTAATTCAACAAATAAAAGCAAAAGGAGTAAAAGCCGGCGTATCATTAAATCCGCATACACCTGTTTCTGTTTTAGAAAATGTTTTGAATGATATTGATCTAATTTTAATCATGTCGGTTAATCCGGGCTTCGGCGGACAAAGTTTTATCCCGAATACTTTGAATAAACTTCGTAAATTAAAAACTATGTTGAGCAAACATGATGCGACACATATTGAAGTAGAAGTTGACGGCGGAATTAAAATTGATAATATAAGAGAAGTTTCAAATGCCGGATGTGATATTTTTGTTTCCGGTTCGGGAATTTTTAAAGCTGATAATCCGAAACAGATGATTTCAGATATGATTGAAATATTAAAATAA
- the tkt gene encoding transketolase: protein MNIELIKSTANTIRALSIDAIQKANSGHPGLPMGMADVATVLFNEFLEFNPKNPDWFNRDRFVLSGGHGSMLLYSLLHLYGYDLSMDDIKAFRQWHSKTPGHPELQDTQGVETTTGPLGQGIANAAGMALAEVILASKYNTNTEIINHSTYVMAGDGDLQEGVSHEACSFAGHNKLGKLILLYDSNNITIDGETKLSFSEDIEKRFESYNWHIQKIDGHNYKEIYSALENAKQNTDKPSIIICKTTIGFGSPNKAGTSSVHGSPLGEEEIKLTKENLGIPQKDFYVPDEVYEFTETKAKKGAESENNWNKEFDIYFNDNKDAAIELKKIINNELLPYDVPKFDADTKFATRASSGKVLDEITKQISNLIGGSADLTPSNKTQAKGQFAFSSVNNSGQYIHYGIREFGMAAIMNGIALHGGLIPYGGTFFVFSDYMRSAIRMAALMGIRVIYVFTHDSIGLGEDGPTHQPVEHLSSLRAIPNMVNLRPMDANETAVAWDIAIKRTDGPTSLVLTRQSLKTVERGARGYADVKNAYKGAYLLSEDYNADLIFMASGSEVEIALKAKDILVQDGIEVSVVSFLSTEIFDKQSNEYKEKVLPKKQTKRIAIEAGSDMSWYKYVGLEGKVLGINKFGASAPFEELYENYGITVENLVKTAKEMLK, encoded by the coding sequence ATGAATATTGAATTAATAAAAAGCACGGCAAACACTATCAGAGCATTATCAATAGATGCAATTCAGAAAGCAAATTCCGGTCATCCCGGGCTTCCTATGGGAATGGCAGATGTTGCAACCGTTTTATTTAACGAATTTTTAGAGTTTAATCCAAAAAATCCCGATTGGTTTAACAGAGACCGTTTTGTTTTATCAGGAGGACACGGAAGTATGCTCTTATACAGCTTGTTGCATCTTTACGGCTACGATTTGAGTATGGATGATATTAAAGCATTCAGGCAATGGCACAGTAAAACACCCGGACATCCCGAATTGCAAGACACGCAGGGAGTGGAAACAACAACCGGCCCCTTGGGGCAAGGCATTGCAAATGCCGCAGGAATGGCTTTGGCAGAAGTGATTTTAGCTTCAAAATACAATACAAATACAGAAATCATTAATCATTCTACCTATGTTATGGCAGGTGACGGCGATTTACAGGAAGGAGTTTCACATGAAGCATGCTCGTTTGCAGGGCATAATAAATTAGGAAAATTAATTTTGTTATATGATTCAAATAACATAACAATTGACGGAGAAACTAAACTTTCATTTTCGGAAGATATTGAAAAAAGATTTGAATCATACAATTGGCATATTCAAAAAATAGACGGGCACAATTATAAAGAAATCTATTCCGCTCTTGAAAATGCAAAACAAAACACAGACAAACCTTCAATAATTATTTGTAAAACAACCATCGGTTTCGGAAGTCCGAATAAAGCAGGAACATCTTCCGTTCACGGCTCACCTCTCGGAGAAGAAGAAATAAAACTTACAAAAGAAAATTTGGGAATACCTCAAAAAGATTTCTATGTTCCCGATGAAGTTTATGAATTTACTGAAACAAAAGCAAAAAAAGGAGCCGAAAGCGAAAATAATTGGAATAAAGAATTTGATATTTATTTTAATGATAATAAAGATGCCGCAATTGAACTTAAAAAAATAATTAACAACGAATTATTACCTTATGACGTGCCGAAATTCGATGCCGATACAAAGTTTGCAACAAGAGCATCATCAGGTAAAGTTCTTGATGAAATAACTAAACAAATTTCTAATTTAATCGGAGGGTCGGCAGATTTAACCCCGTCAAATAAAACACAAGCAAAAGGACAATTTGCATTCAGTTCGGTAAATAATTCGGGGCAATATATTCATTACGGAATCAGAGAATTCGGTATGGCAGCAATTATGAACGGAATAGCTTTGCATGGCGGTTTAATTCCTTACGGCGGAACATTTTTTGTCTTTTCTGATTATATGCGTTCTGCAATTCGTATGGCAGCTTTGATGGGAATAAGAGTTATTTATGTGTTTACGCACGATTCGATAGGTTTGGGAGAAGACGGGCCTACACATCAACCCGTTGAACACCTGTCTTCGCTAAGAGCAATTCCTAACATGGTGAATTTAAGACCGATGGATGCAAACGAGACAGCCGTTGCCTGGGATATTGCAATAAAAAGAACAGACGGTCCGACTTCACTGGTACTGACAAGGCAATCTTTAAAAACCGTTGAAAGAGGTGCAAGAGGTTATGCCGATGTTAAAAATGCTTATAAAGGTGCTTATCTTTTAAGCGAAGACTATAATGCCGATTTAATATTTATGGCAAGCGGTTCGGAAGTTGAAATTGCACTGAAAGCAAAAGATATCTTAGTTCAAGACGGTATTGAAGTTAGTGTTGTTTCATTTCTTTCTACAGAGATTTTTGATAAACAATCAAATGAATATAAAGAAAAAGTACTGCCGAAAAAACAAACAAAAAGAATTGCAATAGAAGCAGGATCTGATATGTCGTGGTATAAATATGTAGGCTTAGAAGGGAAAGTATTGGGAATTAATAAATTCGGCGCATCTGCTCCTTTTGAAGAGCTTTATGAGAATTACGGAATAACTGTTGAAAATCTTGTGAAAACAGCAAAAGAAATGTTGAAATAG
- a CDS encoding lysoplasmalogenase, which produces MKKILNVLFVFAALLFCYAVYTEDDLLRTITKPVPLIILLFILKPNSKYRKIILIGFIFSLAGDIFLMKVVDKFIFGLAAFLIAHVFYIIAFSNRFKSLKIISSVPFYVIAGILAYLFYPYLGNMSIPVLVYIFVIMTMVWRAYLQRKHNKFAIYAFAGAILFAISDSNIALTKFVQDYDYSKIITIILYWSAQFLIYKSTTKA; this is translated from the coding sequence ATGAAAAAGATATTAAATGTTTTATTTGTTTTTGCTGCATTGCTTTTTTGCTATGCCGTATATACTGAAGATGATTTGTTACGAACAATTACAAAACCTGTTCCGTTAATTATTCTTTTGTTTATTCTGAAGCCAAACTCAAAATACCGAAAAATTATTCTTATTGGGTTTATATTTTCATTAGCAGGAGATATTTTCTTAATGAAAGTTGTTGATAAATTTATTTTTGGTTTAGCTGCATTCTTAATTGCTCATGTTTTCTATATAATTGCTTTTAGCAACAGATTTAAATCTTTGAAAATAATTAGCTCAGTGCCTTTTTATGTAATTGCAGGTATCTTAGCATATCTGTTTTATCCGTATTTAGGTAATATGTCAATTCCTGTTTTGGTTTATATTTTTGTGATAATGACAATGGTATGGAGAGCATATTTGCAAAGGAAACATAATAAATTTGCAATATACGCTTTTGCAGGAGCAATATTATTTGCGATTTCAGATTCTAATATAGCACTTACTAAATTCGTTCAAGATTATGATTATTCAAAAATAATTACTATTATTCTGTATTGGTCAGCACAATTTTTAATCTATAAATCAACAACAAAGGCTTAA